One Nitrospina watsonii DNA segment encodes these proteins:
- a CDS encoding HlyD family secretion protein, producing the protein MKKLIITLSVVALAAGTFFLVQSDGKQSDVPKKHPFRTAKVVRGQMVVKISATGVVEPNFQVEVKSKASGEVLSFPYEEGDFIEKGKFLLRLDKSDEVRNVKRAEANLASARAQLDKAKTSLRLQKTRYETDLQSAKSQVEEAKANLIEATDKLKRQQDLFQKKFTSKETLETARTTYKVREELLKQAKANLQAAEDSVHDIEVKKQDIALAEADVQRAELELAETKERLSETEIYAPITGVLIEKLVEQGQIIASGITTVSGGTALAKIADMSKLFIVADVDETDIGKVEVAQKVKITTDAYPMEEFEGTVTRIAPKGLVEDSITIFKVKIEIQGKGRDILKPMMTANVDIISRELEDVTYLPREAIHRESGENFVALLKNNMPVSQPVELGVKNPIQIQVNGVRENEQVLIGDWEEIQEHFKTDEDSMSTIRKMLFILRR; encoded by the coding sequence ATGAAAAAACTGATCATCACACTCAGCGTGGTTGCTCTGGCGGCAGGAACGTTTTTCCTGGTGCAGAGCGATGGCAAGCAAAGCGACGTTCCCAAAAAGCATCCGTTCCGCACGGCGAAAGTCGTTCGCGGCCAGATGGTGGTCAAGATTTCCGCCACCGGCGTGGTGGAACCCAACTTTCAGGTCGAGGTCAAATCCAAGGCCAGCGGGGAAGTGTTGAGCTTTCCCTATGAAGAGGGAGACTTCATCGAGAAAGGCAAGTTCCTGCTGCGGCTGGACAAATCCGATGAAGTCCGCAACGTCAAGCGGGCGGAAGCCAACCTCGCCAGCGCCAGGGCGCAACTCGACAAGGCGAAAACCTCGTTGCGGTTGCAAAAAACCCGCTATGAAACCGATCTGCAGTCGGCGAAGTCCCAGGTGGAGGAAGCCAAGGCCAACCTGATCGAGGCGACGGACAAGCTCAAACGGCAGCAAGACCTGTTCCAGAAAAAATTCACCTCCAAAGAAACGCTGGAAACCGCCCGCACCACCTACAAAGTGCGTGAGGAACTGCTGAAGCAGGCCAAGGCCAACCTGCAGGCCGCCGAGGACAGCGTGCACGACATCGAAGTCAAAAAGCAGGACATCGCGCTGGCGGAAGCCGATGTGCAACGCGCCGAGCTGGAATTGGCGGAAACCAAGGAGCGCCTGTCTGAAACGGAAATCTACGCGCCCATCACCGGCGTGTTGATCGAAAAACTGGTCGAGCAGGGACAGATCATCGCTTCCGGCATCACCACCGTTTCCGGCGGCACGGCGCTGGCCAAGATCGCCGACATGTCGAAGCTGTTCATCGTGGCCGACGTGGATGAAACCGACATCGGCAAGGTCGAGGTGGCGCAGAAAGTCAAAATCACCACCGACGCCTACCCGATGGAAGAGTTCGAGGGCACCGTCACCCGCATCGCGCCCAAAGGGCTGGTTGAGGACAGCATCACCATCTTCAAGGTCAAGATCGAAATCCAGGGCAAGGGCCGCGACATTCTGAAACCCATGATGACCGCCAATGTGGACATCATCAGCCGCGAACTGGAAGACGTCACCTACCTGCCGCGCGAAGCCATTCATCGTGAAAGCGGGGAAAACTTTGTGGCGCTTCTCAAAAACAACATGCCCGTCTCCCAGCCGGTCGAGCTCGGCGTCAAGAATCCCATTCAAATCCAGGTGAACGGCGTCCGTGAAAACGAGCAAGTCCTGATCGGCGACTGGGAAGAAATCCAGGAACATTTCAAAACGGACGAGGACAGCATGTCCACCATCCGCAAGATGCTGTTCATTCTCCGGCGTTGA